In Miscanthus floridulus cultivar M001 chromosome 5, ASM1932011v1, whole genome shotgun sequence, one genomic interval encodes:
- the LOC136452755 gene encoding peptidyl-tRNA hydrolase, mitochondrial gives MRLLSGASASRLPSPLFSHPRARTRCVPASSFACRAAPSSAAGTGDGGARKPWLFVGLGNPGKVYQGTRHNVGFEMIDVIAEAEGISLSSMQFKAMVGKGRIGAAPIMLAKPQTFMNASGESVGQMVSYFKIPLNQVVVMYDDLDLPFAKLRLLPKGGHGGHNGMRSIVNHLKQSRDFPRLRIGIGRPPGKMDPANFVLRPFNKKEQEELDFALHRGLEAVRIMVLEGFNKSATYVNTAQSSEMLNR, from the exons CACCCCCGCGCAAGGACAAGATGCGTCCCAGCATCCTCCTTCGCCTGTCGAGCAGCTCCTTCATCAGCCGCAGGTACAGGCGACGGCGGCGCGCGGAAGCCGTGGCTCTTCGTCGGGCTGGGTAACCCCGGAAAGGTGTACCAGGGAACTCGCCACAAC GTTGGATTCGAGATGATCGATGTTATAGCAGAAGCTGAGGGTATATCTCTGAGCAGTATGCAGTTCAAGGCAATGGTTGGAAAAG GTCGCATCGGTGCTGCACCTATTATGCTTGCCAAGCCACAAACCTTTATGAATGCAAGCGGTGAGTCT GTTGGGCAGATGGTTTCATATTTCAAAATACCACTTAATCAAGTCGTTGTG ATGTATGATGATCTGGATTTACCCTTTGCAAAACTGCGCCTGCTGCCAAAGGGTGGGCATGGCGGACATAATGG GATGAGAAGCATCGTCAACCATTTGAAACAAAGCCGTGATTTTCCACGCCTAAGAATTG GCATTGGACGACCACCCGGGAAGATGGATCCTGCAAATTTTGTTCTCCGGCCTTTTAACAAGAAAGAGCAAGAAGAG CTTGATTTTGCGTTGCATAGGGGCTTGGAGGCAGTGCGAATAATGGTGCTCGAAGGATTCAACAAGAGCGCAACTTACGTGAACACTGCACAGTCATCCGAAATGCTAAATAGATGA